From the genome of Falco cherrug isolate bFalChe1 chromosome 14, bFalChe1.pri, whole genome shotgun sequence, one region includes:
- the TSNAXIP1 gene encoding translin-associated factor X-interacting protein 1, whose amino-acid sequence MTQSGFGACAEAFLADRGRRMRRSGFDPLGAGLPASCVGADGASGPGKVGSLPARAARWSGRGAVIPGGADQWGSLAEGKTSSQLVDVLLEEIATGALRERNGFPAWEEEGSAEAFVAKPRSQDVGEKQEYLSQLKNKLGDLLEGKADDLKTAFCAIDPGIDDQTLDTYIDLPDQEDVPVETALERLLAGYARRVGPSPREGSTTGFGGEEGDFQ is encoded by the exons atgacgcaatccgggtttggcgcatgcgcagaagcctttctggccgaccgagggcggcgcatgcgcagaagcggctttgaccccctaggggcggggcttccggcctcgtgcgtaggggcagatggcgcatccggcccgggaaaggtgggttcactcccggcccgcgcggcgcgctggagcggccgtggag cGGTGATTCCAGGCGGAGCTGACCAGTGGGGTTCTCTGGCTGAGGGGAAGACCAGCAGTCAGCTGGTGGATGTTCTTCTGGAAGAAATAGCAACGGGAGCTCTAAGAGAGAGAAATGGCTTCCCTGCATGG gaggaggaggggagcgCTGAAGCTTTCGTGGCCAAGCCCCGGAGCCAGGATGTCGGGGAGAAGCAGGAGTATCTGAGCCAGCTGAAGAACAAGCTGGGAGATCTACT AGAGGGGAAGGCAGATGATCTGAAGACTGCTTTCTGTGCGATTGATCCCGGTATCGACGATCAGACGCTAGATACCTACATTGACCTGCCAGACCAAGAAGATGTGCCTGTGGAAACTGCACTCGAGAGGCTGCTTGCTGGATATGCGAGACGAGTAGGGCCCTCGCCCAGGGAGGGAAGCACGACAGGCtttggaggggaggaaggagactTCCAATAA